Within the Arthrobacter sp. UKPF54-2 genome, the region GGTCGCTGGACAAGGACTACCTGCCGTTCGTGTCCAAGTCGCCGTTCGCCCTCGCCTGGCCCGGCTCCAAGGACCTGACCCAGCTGATGGGCGACACCGGCAGCTTTGGCCAGGGCCTCTACAACCCCGCCACCTGGAGCACCGACTTTGCCGCAGCGCCCAAGTACAAGGACGGCGAAACCGCCGGCAACGGCGCCGTGGACAAGTCCGCGGTCCCGGGCGATTGGATCACCGTCAACCGGCTGCCCGAGAAGGGCGCCAACGGCGCCCCGGTCGACCAGACCCAGCGCACGCCCGTTGACGAGCGCGCCTACCGCGACAATCTCGCGACCGGCAAGAAGCCCGCCACGCCGCTCGCCATGGTCTACGGAACCTTCGATCCGGCCAAGGTCCAGGAGGCCGCCGGTGACGTCAACCGCCTGCCCCTCGGCGGCTACGACCCGACGCCGATGACCCTGAGCAAGGACGCCGCCGGCAACGACGCCGGGCAGGCCGTGCTCAAGCCCTCGCTCAGCGGGACCGGACTGGTCAGCCAGTCGGCCGGCGCCATCACCGACTACTACGGACTGGCCGCCGCCCGCGGCTACGAGAAGAACGCCTCCGTGATCGACGCCGTGCGCGTCCGCGCCAAGGTGGACGGCAGCTGGAAGCAGGCGCAGCCGGAGGTCGAAAAACTCGCCAACGAGATCCGCGACATGGGCCTGCAGGCGACAGTGGTTGCCGGCTCCGCCCGCGAAGACGCCAACATCTTCGTGCCCGGCTACTCCAAGGACGACGCCGGGAAGGAGTCGCCGCTGGGCACCGTGCAGCAGTCGTGGGTCCGCCAGGACGCCGCCGACGCCGTTTCCGGCTCGCTGACCGGCACCAACCTCACGCTGCTCTTCCTGACCCTGTGCGGAGCGGCGCTGCTCACCGGCGCCTCGACCGTCAGCTACGTCCGCAAGCGCCGCCGCGAGGCAGGCACCCTGCGGGCCATGGGCTGGACGCAGCGCAAGATCCGGTCCTGGGTGCTGGCCGAATTCGGCGTCGGCGCTGCCCTGCTCACCGTCGCCGGGATCGCACTGAGCCTGATCAGCTGGAACGTCGCCACCGCGATCGTCTCAGCGTCGGTGCTGGTCCTGTACTCCGGTGCCGCCTTCTTCGCCGCGCAGCAGCTGCGCCACCGCGAGGTCATCGACCAGGAGCCGCAGCACGATGAGCGCCTGATCCCGGTGGACTCGCCGCTGACCTTCGCCAGCCGGCAGCTGAGCACCAACAAGTTCAACACCGGTTCCCTGGCCGTCGCCGTCGGCGTCTTCGGTGCCGCCGTGGGCGGGCTCGCCGCACTGCTGATCGACATCCCCCGGGCCGCCGGCGCCAGCGCCCTGAGCGGACTGGCCGCCGCCAGCATCGCCCTGCCGAGCATTGTGCTGGGTGTGTCCGGGGTGGCCGTGGGGCTGCTGCTGACCATGGTCACCGGCCGCTTCGAACTGGGTGCCAAACGCCAGTACCTGGGCACGCTGCAGGCCATGGGCTGGAACCCGGACATGCTGGGCCAGGTCCGCTTCTTCGAAAACGCCATGGTGGGGACCATCGCACTGCCGCTGGGTGTCCTGGGCGCCCTCGGCATCAGCCTGCTCCTCGCTCCCTACGCCGCCATCTGGGCCGGAATCGCCGGACTCGTCGCGGTACTTTGCTGGATTCCAATTGCAACGAAAGTGGTCCAATGACTAACGAGCTGAACCTGACCAGGGCGGCCCGCAACCGGATGCCGGAGAGCACCGGGAACGGCGGCCACCAGACCCGAGCCAACACGATCGTGAAGGCATCGGACCACGCCACGCCCCTGGAACTGAGCAACATCACCATCCACTACGGCGGAGGCAAGGGCGGCGCCGAGCCGGTCAACGTGGTCGATGACTTCAACATGACGCTGCACGCCGGCGAAATGCACTGCGTCGCCGGCCGCTCCGGCTCCGGCAAGACCAGCATCCTGACCGTCGGCGCGGGCCTGACCCTGCCGACGTCGGGCCGGGTGTTCTGGGAAGGCGACTCGCTCGAGACCATGGGCGACGACGAGATCGCCGACCGCCGTCGTGCCCTCATCGGCTACGTCGACCAGGGCGGCGCCCTAATCGACGGGATGAGCGCGCTCGAGAACGTCCTGCTGCCGGCCGTGCCGGACGGCGAGGTCGAACAGCGCCGGGACATGGCCAAGGACCTGCTGGACCTCGTCGGCCTGGGCCGGCGCATGCGGCACCGGCCCGCGCAGCTCTCCGGCGGTGAGCGCCAGCGCGTCGCGATCGCCCGCGCCCTCATCCTGGGCACCCGCGTGCTCGTCGTGGACGAGCCCACCGCAAGCCTGGACCGCACCTCGGCCAACCGCATCATCAGCATCCTCAAGGACACGACGTCGGACGGCATCGCCGTGCTGGTGGCGTCACATGACCACGAGCTTGTCCGCCAGAGCGATACCCTGACCGAACTGATCTAGGTTAATAACGTGACGCCTTCCGAAAAAACCCCGTACTACATCACCACGGCCATCAGCTACCCCAACGGTGTGCCGCACATCGGCCACGCCTACGAGGTCATCGCTACCGACGCGATGGCGCGGTTTAAGCGGCTGGACGGCTACGACGTCTTCTTTATGACCGGCACGGACGAGCACGGCCTGAAGATGCAGCAGACGGCGGAGAAGGAAGGCATTCCGGTCAAGGAACTTGCCGATCGCAATTCGACGGCCTTCCGCCAGATGAGCGATGACCTGGGCATCTCCCTGAACCGCTTCATCCGCACCACGGACCCGGACCACTACGAGGCTGCCAAGGCGCTCTGGCAGCGGATGGAAGCCAACGGCGACATCTACCTCTCCAAGTACGCCGGCTGGTACTCGGTCCGGGACGAACGCTACTTCGTCGAGGACGAGACCGAGGTCCGCGACGACGGGCTCCGGTACGCCTCCGAGACCGGTACCGAAGTGACGTGGACTGAGGAGGAGAGCTACTTCTTCAAGCTTTCCGCCTACCAGGACCGGCTGCTGGCGCTCTACGCCGACCACCCGGAGTTCGGGGCGCCGCACAGCCGCTTCAATGAGGTCATCAGCTTCGTCAAGGGCGGGCTCGAGGACCTGTCGATCAGCCGGACGTCCTTCAAGTGGGGTGTCCCGGTGCCGGGCAACCCGGACCATGTGATGTACGTCTGGGTGGACGCGCTGACCAACTACCTGACCGGCGTCGGCTTCCCGGACACCGAGTCGGAGAGCTTCCGGAAGTACTGGCCTGCGGATGTCCATGTGATCGGGAAGGACATCTCGCGGTTCCACGCCGTCTACTGGCCGGCGTTCCTGATGTCCGCCGGGCTGGACCTGCCCAAGCGCGTGATGATCCACGGCCACCTGCACAACCAGGGCATCAAGATGTCCAAGTCGCTGGGCAATGTGGTGGCGCCCGCGGACTGGGTGGCGCAGTACGGCCTGGACCAGGTCCGTTTCTTCCTGCTCCGCGAGGTGCCCTTCGGCGCGGACGGCAACTACAGCCACGACGCGATTGTTGGCCGGATGAATTCGGACCTGGCGAACAACTTCGGCAACTTGGCGCAGCGTTCGCTGTCCATGGTGGCGAAGAACTGCGAGGGTGCCGTCCCCGTTCCGGGCGGGTTCAGCGCCGAAGACGCCGCGCTGCTGGGCCAGGCCAAGGGCCTGCTGGGCATCGCCCGCGCAGCATTCGAAAAGCAGGAGTTCAGCCGCGCGCTCGAGGCGATCTGGAACGTGCTCGGCGACACCAACGCCTACTTTGCCGAGCAGGCCCCGTGGGTGCTGCGCAAGACCGACGTCGAACGCATGAACACGGTCCTGTACGTGACCCTCGAGGTACTCCGGACCGTCGCGATCCTGGCGCAGCCGGTGATGCCCGCGGCTGCCGGAGCCATTCTCGACAGCCTGGGCCAGCCCGAGGGCGAGGCCCGCGATTTCGCCGCCCTGGAGACGCCGATCGAGGCCGGAACCGCACTGCCGGCGCCGTCGCCGGTGTTCCCCAAGTACGAGGAACCGGCGGAGGCCTGAGCCCGGCCGGAGGATGTCCGGCTCCACTGCAACGAGGTGGCACTTCACGGCAATGTTTTCCAAAACATTGCCGTGAAGTGCCACCTCGCGGCCGTTAACGGGGCGGTGGAGTTACTGGCAGGTAGTCAGCGGCTCCGGAACTGAGTACAGCCCGGGACAAGGGCGTAAGCGCCGTACCGATACTCGGGTACCAGTTACTCGGGACTGGGCCGCAGGCGCGAAATAGCCTGAAAAAGCAAGCGAACTGACGACAAATGCTGGGGAGTAACTGTCATCACACACTTCGCTCGTTGAGGTCTCACATAAATTTGCCGGGTCTCCAAGACGGTTACTCCGCGCTCGCGTCAGCTCTGACACCTGAGTTGGACGGAGGGGCCGAAGATGAAGAGAACCATTACAACGCTGGGGGTCGTGGGGCTGGGCGTCATGGGGGCCGCCGTCTCCGCAAACGCGGCGCCGCCGCATAAGATCACCATTTGCCACGCGACCAGTGCTGCTAGCAACCCCTACGTTGTCCAGACGGTCGACCTCGGCTCTCTCAAGGCGCACGCCGATGACACCCGGGACATTGTGCCGGTGAACTCGGGAGTCATATACCCCCACGGCCAGAACCTGTCGGAGGCGAACCTCGCCCTGCTGGCCAACAAGTGCGTTCCGACCACGGTCGTAGTTCCGCCGGGGGATTCGGGAGGCGGGACGGGCGACCCTGGTGGTGACACTGGTGGCAACCAGAACGGCGACCAGGGTGGCGGCACCGGCGGCGACCAGGGCGGTGACCAGAACGGCGACCAGGGTGGCGGCACCGGCGGCGACCAGGGTGGCGACCAGGGCGGTGACCAGAACGGCGACCAGGGTGGCGGCACTGGTGGTGACCAGGGTGGCGGCACTGGTGGTGACCAGGGTGGCGACCAAGGCGGTGACCAGAACGGCGACTCGGGTGGTGACCAGAACGGCGACCAGGGCGGTGACCAGAACGGCGACTCGGGTGGTGACCCGAACGGCGACCAGGGCGGTGACCACAGCGGCGACTCGGGCGGTGACCACAACGGCGACCACGGCGGTGACCAGAGCGGCGACTCGGGTGGCGACCAAGGCGACGGTACGGGCACCGATACGGGAGCCGCACCGGAGACGTCGACGGTGGTGACGCCGCCCGTCGCCGTGCGTCAGCCGGCTGCCGCACCTCACGCTTCACCTGCGCCCCGCCAAGCCGGCGCCGGTGTGCCAGCCGCCAAGCCGGCCAAGGTCAACGTGGGCTACAACGTCCAGACCGCTGTGGGCTCGCAGGCCCCCGACGGCGTCCCGGCCTGGCTGTTGGGCCTGACCGGCCTGTTCGCGGCAGGATCCGGGGCGGTGCTGTGGCGGGGCGGACAGCGCGCCCGGAAGGTCACCGGCTAGGAAATCCGTTATCCGGGGCGGGTGCTGCGCAGGCGGCACCCGCCCCGATCCTTAAGGTTCCGCAGCTTGCCTCCCAGCAGGAGAAACCATGGCCAGCCACCGCAAGACGCCCCGGTTCCGGGCAGCCGGCAACCGCGGGCTGCTGCTGAGCGCAAGGGACATCCTCGTCCTGGCGGTCTGCGCCCTCGGTATAGTGGCCGCCTGGCTCACCTACGGCGCAGGCGTCATCCCCGACGCCGGAGCTGCCGCCGTCGGGCGGGATTCGGGAACTTCAACCCCGGCGCCCCCGCACCAGCAGTCCGGCGGGCCGGCCGCGAAGGCTCCGGTCGTACTCCCGGCAGGGGCAGCCGCGGCAGGAAAGTCCGCTGCACCCGCAGTGCCGGTTCTGCCCGCCGCCTCCGTCCCGCTCCGGATCTCGTTTCCCGCGGCAGGCATGGACGTTGCGGTGCACCCGCTGGAACCTGGCCGGGATGATACGGAGAGCCGGAGCATCGTACCGCCGGAAACCAAGGACGGGTACTGGCTGGCACCTTTTGGAACCCCCGGCGCGGGCTCGACGAACACCACCTACATCGTCGGCCACAGCTGGCTGGACCAGGATGCCCCGTTCAACCACCTGAGCACACAGGCCGCCCCCGGGGACGTGCTGACGGTGACCACGGCTACGGGCGTCCTCCGCTACCGGGTGGATTCGGTCACCACCTACTCCAAAGCGACACTCAAGGACAGCGGCGTATGGGAAGCCGTGGCCAACCGGCTGGTCCTGATCAGCTGCTACACGGAGGACCCGTGGGGCCGGAACGTGGTGGTGGTCGCCTCGCCGCTGAAGGGAAGCTGAGCAAGTGTTCGAATAATGAGACGGATTGACCAGCATGCGGATGGCTTGGCTACGCTGAAATCATGAGCGCATCCACCATTGATCTGGCCGTCATTCCCGGCGACGGCATTGGCCCCGAGGTCACCGCCGAAGCCCTGAAGGTCCTCGAGAAGGCCGCCGCCGCCGAGGGCATCGTGCTGCAGCAGACGCACTACGAGCTCGGGGCCGCGCACTGGCTGGCCACGGGGGAGACCCTGCCCGAGCACACGCTGGCCGACCTGCGCACCCGCGACGCCATCTTGTTCGGCGCGGTGGGCGCCGCCCCCGATGACACCCGCATCCCCTCCGGCATCATCGAACGCGAACTGCTGCTCAAACTGCGCTTCAGCCTGGACCACTACGTCAACCTGCGGCCCTCGAAACTCTATGCCGGCGTCGGCAGCCCGCTGGCGAACCCCGGCGAAGTCGACTTCATTGTGGTCCGCGAGGGCACCGAAGGACCCTACGTGGGCAACGGCGGCACCCTGCGCGCCGGCACGCCGCATGAGGTGGCGACCGAGGTCTCGCTGAACACCGCCCACGGCGTGGAGCGCGTGGTGCGGGACGCCTTCCGCCGCGCCAACGACCGGCCCCGCAAGAAGCTGACGCTGGTGCACAAGCACAACGTCCTGGTCTTCGCCGGGCACCTCTGGAAGCGGACCGTGGAGGCCGTGGCCCCGGAGTTCCCGGAGGTCAGCCACGACTACCTGCACGTCGATGCGGCCACGATCTTTATGGTGACCGACCCTTCGCGCTTCGACGTCATCGTCACTGACAACCTCTTTGGCGACATCCTCACGGACCTCGCCGCCGCCGTCACCGGCGGCATCGGCCTGGCCGCGTCGGGCAACATCAACATGGACCGCACCGCGCCGTCAATGTTCGAACCGGTCCACGGCTCGGCCCCGGACATCGCCGGCCAGCAGAAGGCGGACCCCAGCGCCGCCATCCTCTCCGCCGCGCTCCTGCTGGACCACCTGGGCCACGCCGCGGCCGCCCGGAAGGTCGAAGCGGCCGTCGCGGCCGACGTCGAGGCCCGTGACGGCAGCTTCCGCAGCACCGCCGCGATCGGCGACGCCATCGCAGCCGCCCTCTAGGAGCCACCCCCTGGACGCCACCACGGGCGGCCGTGGCAACGGGCGTAAGCTTGTTTTCGAATCACCAACATGCTGCCGTGGTCCGAGGATGAACCACGTTCACACACCAGGCAGCCGACCGTGGAGGAACCATGACCCAGACTGCCCATGGCGTCGAATTCACCCAGCGGCTCTCGGCGACCCCGAAGTCCGCGCAAGAGCGTGAAGCCATCCTGGCCAACCCGGGATTCGGCGACTATTTCACCGACCACACCGCGATTGTCGACTACAGCGTTGATGCCGAGGGCAAGGGCGGCTGGCACGACGCGCGGATCGAGCCCTACGGTCCCATCATGCTGGATCCCTCCGCGGCCGTCCTGCACTACGGCCAGGAAATCTTCGAAGGCCTCAAGGCCTACCGCCACGCCGACGGCTCCATCTGGACGTTCCGGCC harbors:
- the metG gene encoding methionine--tRNA ligase; amino-acid sequence: MTPSEKTPYYITTAISYPNGVPHIGHAYEVIATDAMARFKRLDGYDVFFMTGTDEHGLKMQQTAEKEGIPVKELADRNSTAFRQMSDDLGISLNRFIRTTDPDHYEAAKALWQRMEANGDIYLSKYAGWYSVRDERYFVEDETEVRDDGLRYASETGTEVTWTEEESYFFKLSAYQDRLLALYADHPEFGAPHSRFNEVISFVKGGLEDLSISRTSFKWGVPVPGNPDHVMYVWVDALTNYLTGVGFPDTESESFRKYWPADVHVIGKDISRFHAVYWPAFLMSAGLDLPKRVMIHGHLHNQGIKMSKSLGNVVAPADWVAQYGLDQVRFFLLREVPFGADGNYSHDAIVGRMNSDLANNFGNLAQRSLSMVAKNCEGAVPVPGGFSAEDAALLGQAKGLLGIARAAFEKQEFSRALEAIWNVLGDTNAYFAEQAPWVLRKTDVERMNTVLYVTLEVLRTVAILAQPVMPAAAGAILDSLGQPEGEARDFAALETPIEAGTALPAPSPVFPKYEEPAEA
- a CDS encoding class F sortase, which gives rise to MASHRKTPRFRAAGNRGLLLSARDILVLAVCALGIVAAWLTYGAGVIPDAGAAAVGRDSGTSTPAPPHQQSGGPAAKAPVVLPAGAAAAGKSAAPAVPVLPAASVPLRISFPAAGMDVAVHPLEPGRDDTESRSIVPPETKDGYWLAPFGTPGAGSTNTTYIVGHSWLDQDAPFNHLSTQAAPGDVLTVTTATGVLRYRVDSVTTYSKATLKDSGVWEAVANRLVLISCYTEDPWGRNVVVVASPLKGS
- a CDS encoding 3-isopropylmalate dehydrogenase codes for the protein MSASTIDLAVIPGDGIGPEVTAEALKVLEKAAAAEGIVLQQTHYELGAAHWLATGETLPEHTLADLRTRDAILFGAVGAAPDDTRIPSGIIERELLLKLRFSLDHYVNLRPSKLYAGVGSPLANPGEVDFIVVREGTEGPYVGNGGTLRAGTPHEVATEVSLNTAHGVERVVRDAFRRANDRPRKKLTLVHKHNVLVFAGHLWKRTVEAVAPEFPEVSHDYLHVDAATIFMVTDPSRFDVIVTDNLFGDILTDLAAAVTGGIGLAASGNINMDRTAPSMFEPVHGSAPDIAGQQKADPSAAILSAALLLDHLGHAAAARKVEAAVAADVEARDGSFRSTAAIGDAIAAAL
- a CDS encoding ABC transporter ATP-binding protein; amino-acid sequence: MTNELNLTRAARNRMPESTGNGGHQTRANTIVKASDHATPLELSNITIHYGGGKGGAEPVNVVDDFNMTLHAGEMHCVAGRSGSGKTSILTVGAGLTLPTSGRVFWEGDSLETMGDDEIADRRRALIGYVDQGGALIDGMSALENVLLPAVPDGEVEQRRDMAKDLLDLVGLGRRMRHRPAQLSGGERQRVAIARALILGTRVLVVDEPTASLDRTSANRIISILKDTTSDGIAVLVASHDHELVRQSDTLTELI
- a CDS encoding ABC transporter permease; the protein is MNAVQRFIRSRVLLLTASILIVAMCLSVLVQGQSQAALNRTVDQNSRGLYDVLVQAKADDNAGLMQPEIATGQGGVSFEQLDAIRKLAGTSVAAPISLVSRVSQNLESPRLDATDYLGYSAGLAGTAGDPSATDPSKWPAAESVLSDTAKKYRLTASAVSSDGKSEQTLFKTTAEGSLGKAKLVEEQVAGGKNVRIAGPAGETGIKFPAPAGGSEHNLFNLSVSLPMAPQVTESVVAVDPVAERALLGGAGDFLAPLEKAPPADARNAGAIGRHFESLFTNGISMEQLKQGPDFLGVKLKYWAPLMSQYQQAKRAGQLTADSQAIPLIVRSGTSLDLKYSVKIEEIDAAGNVIKDVGTATRSLDKDYLPFVSKSPFALAWPGSKDLTQLMGDTGSFGQGLYNPATWSTDFAAAPKYKDGETAGNGAVDKSAVPGDWITVNRLPEKGANGAPVDQTQRTPVDERAYRDNLATGKKPATPLAMVYGTFDPAKVQEAAGDVNRLPLGGYDPTPMTLSKDAAGNDAGQAVLKPSLSGTGLVSQSAGAITDYYGLAAARGYEKNASVIDAVRVRAKVDGSWKQAQPEVEKLANEIRDMGLQATVVAGSAREDANIFVPGYSKDDAGKESPLGTVQQSWVRQDAADAVSGSLTGTNLTLLFLTLCGAALLTGASTVSYVRKRRREAGTLRAMGWTQRKIRSWVLAEFGVGAALLTVAGIALSLISWNVATAIVSASVLVLYSGAAFFAAQQLRHREVIDQEPQHDERLIPVDSPLTFASRQLSTNKFNTGSLAVAVGVFGAAVGGLAALLIDIPRAAGASALSGLAAASIALPSIVLGVSGVAVGLLLTMVTGRFELGAKRQYLGTLQAMGWNPDMLGQVRFFENAMVGTIALPLGVLGALGISLLLAPYAAIWAGIAGLVAVLCWIPIATKVVQ